The sequence below is a genomic window from Opitutia bacterium.
CCGATTCCCGCTGTGATCAGAGGTAGCAGGGCGATGAAGCCCCATTTGTTGCCCGTGTGCACGCCCCAGATGACGATCAACCAGCCGAGCACGTAGCGAATTCCTGCATCGTAGGATCCGACGTTATGTTTCATGGGATCTCCTTGGGTTGTCCCACTGTAATCGACACACGCACGGAGGTCTGCGCATCCGTTGTCGAAAGGCCGGCCGATCCCTTCGACGCGGGTCGGCGTCAAACGCTGCGGGAACCCTCAACGCGCTCCGCGTGCGCTCGCGCGACCTCGATGTATTTCAGC
It includes:
- a CDS encoding DUF2892 domain-containing protein; the encoded protein is MKHNVGSYDAGIRYVLGWLIVIWGVHTGNKWGFIALLPLITAGIGFCPAYCLFHVDTTAPDNHVAS